A DNA window from Solanum lycopersicum chromosome 3, SLM_r2.1 contains the following coding sequences:
- the LOC101264916 gene encoding GRAS family protein RAD1-like, whose protein sequence is MIISSLSNDSASFKRLRRTPSLGESFGSNTTFYSTDSSSSGGSLPRIGSSNSVNSLSLQPGIHFRDHVWALNQRYLAAEAIEEAAADIINQEEENGEGMKLVQLLITCAEAVACRDKSRASVLLSELRASALVFGTSFQRVASCFMQGLADRLALVQPLGTVGYVATPAMNKTDIALEKKEEALRLLYEICPHIQFGHFVANCLILEAFEGESFIHVVDLGMSLGLPQGHQWRRLVQSLANRPGQPPRRLRITAVGQNIGKLQIIGDELEDYARSLGINLEFSAVESNLENLKPKDIKVYDGEVLVVNSILQLHCVVKESRGALNSVLQVVHELSPKILVLVEQDSSHNGPFFLGRFMEALHYYSAIFDSLDVMLPKYDTRRAKIEQFYFAEEIKNIVSCEGPARVERHERVDQWRRRMSRAGFQAAPIKMVSQAKQWLAKVNGHEGFTITEEKGCLVLGWKSKPIVAASCWKC, encoded by the coding sequence ATGATCATTTCATCTTTATCTAATGACAGTGCGAGTTTTAAGAGGTTAAGGAGAACCCCAAGTCTTGGTGAGTCTTTTGGAAGCAATACCACTTTTTACAGTACTGATAGCAGCAGCAGTGGTGGCAGTTTACCGAGAATTGGTAGTAGTAATAGTGTGAATAGCTTGTCATTGCAACCAGGGATTCATTTTCGCGATCATGTTTGGGCGTTGAACCAAAGGTATCTTGCTGCTGAGGCTATTGAAGAGGCAGCAGCTGATATAATTAATCAGGAGGAGGAAAATGGGGAAGGTATGAAGTTAGTACAGCTTTTAATTACTTGTGCTGAAGCTGTGGCTTGTAGAGATAAGTCTCGTGCATCGGTGTTGTTATCGGAGCTACGTGCTAGTGCATTGGTATTTGGGACGTCTTTCCAGCGTGTAGCCTCCTGTTTCATGCAGGGGTTGGCTGATAGGCTGGCTCTGGTGCAGCCGCTTGGTACGGTTGGTTATGTTGCTACCCCTGCAATGAATAAAACAGACATTGCCttggagaaaaaagaagaagctttGAGGTTGCTTTATGAGATATGTCCACATATTCAGTTTGGTCATTTTGTGGCTAATTGCTTGATATTGGAAGCCTTTGAGGGAGAGAGTTTCATTCATGTGGTTGATTTGGGAATGAGCCTTGGTTTGCCTCAAGGTCATCAATGGCGGCGTCTTGTTCAGAGTCTTGCTAATCGCCCTGGACAGCCCCCACGCCGCCTTAGGATCACTGCTGTTGGACAGAATATCGGGAAATTGCAAATTATTGGAGATGAGCTTGAGGACTATGCAAGAAGCCTTGGTATAAATTTGGAGTTTTCAGCTGTGGAAAGCAACTTGGAAAACCTTAAACCAAAGGACATCAAAGTATACGATGGCGAGGTCCTCGTGGTTAACAGCATTCTTCAGCTCCATTGTGTGGTGAAGGAAAGCCGCGGTGCACTCAACTCTGTTCTGCAGGTAGTTcatgaactttctccaaagatTCTAGTCCTTGTGGAGCAAGACTCGAGTCACAACGGACCCTTTTTTCTCGGGAGATTCATGGAAGCTCTGCATTATTACTCTGCTATCTTCGACTCCCTTGATGTCATGCTGCCCAAGTATGACACCAGGCGTGCAAAGATAGAGCAGTTTTACTTTGCAGAGGAGATTAAGAACATTGTGAGCTGCGAGGGACCAGCAAGAGTGGAAAGGCACGAGAGGGTGGACCAATGGCGTAGGAGGATGAGCCGAGCAGGTTTTCAAGCAGCGCCTATTAAGATGGTGTCACAAGCCAAACAGTGGCTTGCGAAAGTGAATGGACATGAAGGATTCACCATCACAGAAGAGAAAGGCTGCTTGGTTCTTGGATGGAAATCGAAGCCTATCGTGGCTGCCTCTTGCTGGAAATGCTGA
- the LOC101244761 gene encoding nucleoside diphosphate kinase 2, chloroplastic gives MESLCIVRASPCVSSSSSSLSSKTSSLSCAPSCRVILNPIKKHHNLAAFQPAFHLFASTQSGHHGSKRNHTARIFLPHLVASMEEVEETYIMIKPDGVQRGLVGEIISRFEKKGFKLTGLKLFQCPKELAEEHYKDLQSKSFFPKLIDYITSGPVVCMAWEGIGVVASARKLIGATNPLNAEPGTIRGDLAVQTGRNVVHGSDSPENGKREIALWFKEGELSSWTPAQQLWLTE, from the exons ATGGAGAGTCTTTGCATTGTAAGAGCAAGTCCttgtgtttcttcttcttcttcttcactttcTTCCAAAACCAGTAGCTTATCCTGCGCACCCTCTTGCAGGGTTATCCTTAACCCCATCAAGAAACACCATAATTTAGCTGCATTTCAACCTGCGTTTCATCTTTTCGCGAGTACCCAATCGGGCCACCATGGCTCCAAAAGGAACCATACAGCTCGTATATTCCTTCCCCACTTGGTTGCTTCCATG GAGGAAGTGGAGGAGACATATATTATGATTAAGCCTGATGGTGTTCAAAGAGGACTT GTTGGAGAGATTATTTCAAGATTTGAGAAAAAGGGGTTTAAGCTAACTGGATTGAAGCTTTTTCAATGCCCCAAAGAATTGGCTGAG GAACATTACAAGGACCTGCAATCCAAATCATTCTTCCCCAAGCTGATCGATTACATTACCTCTGGTCCTGTTGTCTGTATG GCCTGGGAGGGTATTGGTGTTGTAGCATCTGCTCGCAAGCTTATAGGAGCCACTAATCCTCTTAATGCCGAGCCAGGTACAATCAGAGGAGATCTTGCTGTTCAAACTGGAAG AAATGTGGTACATGGAAGTGATAGCCCTGAGAATGGCAAGCGTGAGATAG CTCTTTGGTTTAAAGAAGGTGAACTTAGCTCCTGGACACCAGCTCAACAGCTTTGGTTGACAGAATAA
- the LOC101244476 gene encoding GDP-mannose transporter GONST3-like, translated as MSNDVENPKDGDARKSPDASSPPPSLQLTWYDGLLQQASVYGIAAGYCLSASLLSIINKWAVMKFPYPGALTALQYFTSAAGVLMCGWLKVLEHDKLDLKTMWRFLPASIIFYLSLFTNSELLLHANVDTFIVFRSAVPIFVAIGETLYLHQPWPAIKTWASLGTIFAGSVLYVTTDYQFTLTAYSWAVAYLVSMSIDFVYIKHVVMTIGLNTWGLVLYNNLEALMLFPIELLIMGELKKIKHEIQDESDWYSFQVVLPVALSCLFGLAISFFGFSCRRTISATGFTVLGIVNKLLTVVINLVIWDKHSTLVGTVGLLICMLGGVMYQQSTSNKPKAVNDVNPQAADEEQEKLLEMQSSIQSAENEKQATQSEDEKQ; from the coding sequence atGTCAAATGATGTGGAAAATCCTAAAGATGGAGATGCTAGGAAGTCTCCGGATGCTTCTTCACCACCACCCAGTCTACAATTGACTTGGTACGATGGTTTACTTCAGCAAGCATCAGTTTATGGAATAGCTGCTGGGTACTGTCTATCAGCATCATTACTTTCCATCATTAACAAGTGGGCCGTCATGAAATTTCCTTACCCAGGGGCACTAACTGCGCTGCAGTATTTCACAAGTGCAGCTGGAGTTCTCATGTGCGGGTGGCTCAAGGTTCTAGAACATGATAAGCTTGATCTTAAAACAATGTGGCGGTTTCTGCCAgcttcaattatattttatctctCTCTTTTTACGAACAGTGAACTTCTCCTCCATGCCAATGTTGACACTTTTATTGTCTTCAGATCAGCTGTCCCCATCTTTGTTGCAATAGGAGAGACCCTCTACTTGCACCAACCATGGCCAGCTATTAAAACATGGGCGTCTCTGGGTACAATCTTTGCTGGTAGTGTGCTCTATGTCACTACTGATTACCAGTTCACACTTACAGCTTATAGCTGGGCAGTGGCGTACTTAGTGAGCATGTCCATTGATTTTGTTTATATCAAGCATGTCGTAATGACAATTGGCTTAAACACGTGGGGACTCGTGTTATACAACAATCTTGAGGCTTTGATGCTTTTTCCTATTGAGCTGCTTATAATGGGCgaactgaaaaaaataaagcatGAAATTCAGGATGAGTCAGATTGGTACAGTTTTCAAGTGGTGTTACCCGTAGCCCTGTCGTGTTTGTTTGGTTTAGCTATCTCTTTCTTTGGATTTTCTTGCCGTAGAACAATATCTGCGACTGGCTTTACTGTTCTTGGCATAGTGAACAAACTATTGACAGTGGTGATAAATCTAGTTATCTGGGATAAGCACTCGACTCTTGTTGGAACAGTGGGACTCTTGATCTGCATGCTTGGTGGTGTTATGTACCAGCAATCCACGAGCAACAAGCCTAAGGCTGTGAACGATGTAAATCCACAAGCAGCTGATGAGGAGCAAGAAAAACTTCTTGAAATGCAAAGTAGCATACAGAGTGCTGAGAATGAGAAGCAAGCTACACAATCTGAAGATGAGAAGCAATAA
- the LOC101244174 gene encoding uncharacterized protein — protein sequence MLGRVRRSTISSLEQLELERPSSKIIKADSLSIYETTLLKLREGSRRDTSFPAESSVDGNICCITSGDSPREELSITDTDSSREYLEDTSSCQPIGSLKEAKKKNLSLAYMFSRYRSSQCAGGINEENAMDIEENTCSANSSLSPNNSQLMSSSVQSTNRNTFVPL from the exons ATGCTGGGAAGAGTAAGACGATCGACGATCAGCTCGCTGGAGCAATTGGAGTTGGAGAGGCCATCGTCGAAGATCATCAAAGCTGATTCTCTCTCCATCTAtg AGACAACCCTTCTGAAGCTACGGGAAGGCTCTCGGCGAGATACAAGCTTTCCTGCAGAGAGTTCAGTAGATGGAAATATATGTTGCATTACTTCAGGAGATTCACCCAGAGAGGAGTTATCAATAACTGATACTGATTCTTCCAGGGAATATCTTGAAGATACCAGTAGTTGTCAGCCCATAGGCTCCTTGAAAGAAGCAAAGAAGAAGAACCTCTCACTTGCTTACATGTTTTCCAGGTATAGAAGTTCTCAGTGTGCTGGAGGCATAAATGAGGAGAATGCAATGGATATAGAAGAGAACACTTGTTCTGCAAACTCTTCACTTAGTCCTAACAATTCTCAGTTGATGAGCAGCTCAGTACAGTCCACAAACAGGAACACATTTGTTCCCCTATGA
- the GAPDH gene encoding glyceraldehyde 3-phosphate dehydrogenase, with product MAKVKIGINGFGRIGRLVARVALQRNDVELVAVNDPFISVDYMTYMFKYDSVHGQWKHHELKVKDEKTLLFGEKAVTVFGFRNPEEIPWAQTGADYIVESTGVFTDKDKAAAHLKGGAKKVIISAPSKDAPMFVVGVNEKEYKPELNIVSNASCTTNCLAPLAKVINDRFGIVEGLMTTVHSITATQKTVDGPSAKDWRGGRAASFNIIPSSTGAAKAVGKVLPALNGKLTGMAFRVPTVDVSVVDLTVRLEKEATYDEIKAAIKEESEGKLKGILGYTEDDVVSTDFVGDNRSSIFDAKAGIALSKNFVKLVAWYDNEWGYSTRVVDLIIHMSSVQ from the exons atgg CTAAAGTTAAGATTGGAATTAATG GATTCGGAAGAATTGGCCGATTGGTTGCTCGGGTTGCTCTCCAAAGAAATGATGTTGAACTCGTCGCAGTGAACGATCCCTTCATTTCAGTTGATTACATG ACATATATGTTTAAGTATGATAGTGTACACGGCCAGTGGAAGCATCATGAGCTCAAGGTTAAAGATGAGAAGACTCTTCTCTTTGGTGAGAAGGCTGTTACTGTTTTTGGGTTTAG GAACCCAGAGGAAATTCCATGGGCACAGACTGGAGCTGATTACATTGTGGAGTCGACCGGTGTTTTCACTGATAAGGACAAAGCTGCAGCTCATTTGAAG GGTGGCGCCAAGAAAGTTATCATTTCTGCCCCTAGTAAGGATGCTCCTATGTTTGTTGTTGGTGTCAATGAGAAGGAATACAAGCCAGAGCTCAATATCGTTTCAAATGCTAGCTGTACCACAAATTGCCTTGCTCCCTTGGCCAAG GTTATAAATGACAGATTTGGAATTGTTGAAGGTCTTATGACCACAGTCCACTCCATCACAG CCACTCAGAAGACTGTTGATGGACCATCAGCCAAGGATTGGAGAGGTGGAAGAGCTGCTTCATTCAACATTATTCCTAGCAGTACTGGAGCAGCCAAGGCTGTGGGGAAAGTGCTACCAGCATTGAATGGAAAGTTAACTGGAATGGCTTTCCGAGTCCCAACTGTTGATGTGTCCGTGGTTGACCTCACAGTCAGGTTGGAAAAAGAAGCTACCTATGATGAAATCAAAGCTGCCATCAA GGAGGAATCTGAAGGAAAATTGAAGGGAATTCTAGGTTACACTGAAGATGATGTTGTTTCCACAGACTTTGTGGGAGACAATAG ATCAAGCATATTTGATGCCAAGGCTGGAATTGCTTTGAGCAAGAATTTTGTCAAGCTTGTTGCATGGTACGACAACGAATGGGGTTACAG TACACGAGTGGTGGACTTGATTATTCACATGTCGTCAGTTCAGTAA